A part of Rhinolophus ferrumequinum isolate MPI-CBG mRhiFer1 chromosome 11, mRhiFer1_v1.p, whole genome shotgun sequence genomic DNA contains:
- the LIN7C gene encoding protein lin-7 homolog C, translating into MAALGEPVRLERDICRAIELLEKLQRSGEVPPQKLQALQRVLQSEFCNAVREVYEHVYETVDISSSPEVRANATAKATVAAFAASEGHSHPRVVELPKTEEGLGFNIMGGKEQNSPIYISRIIPGGIADRHGGLKRGDQLLSVNGVSVEGEHHEKAVELLKAAQGKVKLVVRYTPKVLEEMESRFEKMRSAKRRQQT; encoded by the exons atGGCGGCGCTGGGGGAACCTGTGCGGCTGGAGAGGG ATATTTGTAGAGCAATTGAATTATTGGAAAAACTACAAAGAAGTGGAGAGGTACCGCCACAGAAACTTCAGGCTTTACAAAGAGTTCTTCAAAGCGAATTCTGCAATGCTGTAAGAGAG GTGTATGAACATGTCTATGAGACTGTGGACATCAGCAGCAGTCCAGAAGTCAGAGCTAATGCCACTGCAAAg gCTACTGTTGCTGCATTTGCTGCCAGTGAAGGACATTCTCATCCTAGAGTTGTTGAGCTACCCAAAACAGAAGAGGGCCTTGGATTCAATATCATGGGAGGCAAAGAACAAAACTCTCCAATTTACATATCGCGAATAATTCCAGGTGGAATTGCTGATAGACATGGAGGCCTCAAGCGAGGGGATCAACTTCTTTCTGTTAATGGAGTG AGTGTGGAAGGAGAACATCACGAAAAAGCTGTAGAACTGCTGAAAGCAGCTCAAGGAAAGGTTAAATTAGTGGTGCGATATACACCCAAAGTCTTAGAAGAAATGGAGTCACGTTTTGAAAAAATGAGATCGGCCAAACGCAGGCAACAGACTTAA